A genomic segment from Spinacia oleracea cultivar Varoflay chromosome 3, BTI_SOV_V1, whole genome shotgun sequence encodes:
- the LOC110787510 gene encoding elongation of fatty acids protein 3-like, with translation MTTMATTTAMVKKPIKYITYYLSEHPSVINFRWSASLSWGSTWSFLFTSISLYLILSLLLHLLLCLLLPRRRPIPLGPIPALHSLSMALISFTIFSGIFLSAAAEIRDTRWFWRRSKTTPIQWLLCFPLGTRPSGRVFFWSYVFYLSRFLHLFRTFFSLLRHRKLPLHHLLNHSILIFSSFLWLEFSQSFQVLSIIFTTLVSSIVYGYRFWTSIGLPGACFPFVLNCQIVLLGCNLICHVGVLLMHFFKGGCNGIGAWGFNSVLNTAILSLFLNFYVKSYIRNNNNDDDGNGGGDGGGGGGELEKVKDL, from the coding sequence ATGACAACAATGGCGACGACGACGGCGATGGTAAAGAAACCGATCAAATACATAACATACTACCTATCAGAACACCCATCAGTAATAAACTTCCGATGGAGCGCATCCCTTTCATGGGGGTCAACATGGTCATTTCTCTTCACCTCAATCTCTCTCTACctaattctctctctcctcctccacctcctcctCTGCTTACTCCTCCCCCGCCGCCGCCCCATCCCACTCGGCCCGATCCCAGCTCTCCATTCCCTTTCCATGGCGTTAATCTCCTTCACAATCTTCTCCGGCATCTTCCTCTCCGCCGCCGCCGAGATCCGCGACACACGGTGGTTCTGGCGACGGTCTAAAACAACACCCATTCAATGGCTCCTTTGTTTCCCCCTCGGTACTCGTCCTTCGGGTCGGGTTTTCTTCTGGTCGTACGTTTTCTACCTATCTCGATTCCTCCACCTCTTTCGAACCTTCTTCTCCTTGCTCCGCCACCGTAAACTCCCTTTGCACCACCTCCTCAACCACTCCATCCTCAtcttctcctccttcctctgGCTTGAATTCTCGCAGTCGTTTCAAGTTTTATCCATCATTTTCACCACCCTTGTCTCCTCCATTGTATACGGGTACAGATTCTGGACTTCAATCGGGTTACCCGGTGCTTGTTTCCCCTTCGTCTTAAATTGCCAGATTGTTCTTCTTGGGTGTAATCTGATCTGCCATGTGGGTGTTCTGTTGATGCATTTTTTCAAAGGTGGGTGTAACGGGATTGGTGCTTGGGGTTTTAATTCTGTTTTGAATACCGCCATTTTATCCCTTTTCTTGAACTTTTATGTCAAGAGTTATATCAGAAACaataataatgatgatgatggaaACGGCGGCGGAGACGGCGGTGGTGGCGGCGGTGAGTTGGAAAAGGTCAAGGATCTTTAA
- the LOC130470211 gene encoding uncharacterized protein, whose protein sequence is MTGISPDVITHKLNVDPSFRPVKQKRRKFAPERNKIIDEEVQNLIDSGKIREVKYPDWLANVVVVSATYQRLVNKMFKDQLGDTMEVYIDDMLVKSRKADDHVEHLRQSFDILKKYGMKLNPTKCSFGVSTGKFLGYIVTQRGIEASPDQVRAIINIQSPRNIKEVQRLTGRVAALNRFISRSSDKCRLFYDVLRKNKGFNWSDDHEAALQNLKKYMMSPPLLSKPKEGEVLQLYLAVSSTAVSAVLAREDEAQQLPIYYISKSLLEAETRYSSLEKLVLALVTAAKKLRHYFETHQIVVMTNYPIKSVMRRPELTGRMEKWTMALGRFDIKYQPRTAVKSQALADFVADFSPDLERIADDEVKLINNIEEIWTLFVDGSSNFRGAGLGVVLKSPQGDMIAHAICYDFKATNNEAEYEALIAGMTLATELGASGLNIFSDSQLIVNQINGNYEAKDLKMTLFGIPSEIICDNGSQFISDKTRAFCKTWNIELKTSTPRYPQANEQAESSNKTIIASLKKRLDDKKGRWAEELPSILWANRTTPRTATGQTPFSLVYGCEAVLPPEVTLPSARYGLMTPEQNDVELSENLDNTEDLREAALIRMASQQQIVAKCFNKNVKVKMFKEGDWVLRKVFQNTKELNAGKLAPAWEGPYLIDKIAGKGAYRLISKDGKSVPRSWNATHLKLYHF, encoded by the exons ATGACGGGAATCAGCCCAGACGTGATCACCCACAAGCTCAACGTCGACCCCAGCTTCAGACCGGTAAAGCAGAAACGACGTAAGTTCGCTCCCgaaaggaataaaatcatagacgaaGAAGTACAAAACTTGATAGATTCAGGGAAGATCAGAGAGGTCAAATATCCAGACTGGTTAGCAAACGTCGTCGTCGTCA GTGCGACATACCAAAGATTAGTCAACAAGATGTTTAAAGACCAACTCGGAGACACAATGGAAGTATACATTGACGACATGCTGGTAAAATCGAGGAAGGCTGACGATCACGTGGAACACTTACGACAATCCTTCGACATACTAAAAAAGTACGGTATGAAACTTAACCCGACTAAATGTTCTTTCGGAGTGTCCACaggaaaattcttaggttacatcgtCACCCAACGAGGAATCGAGGCCAGCCCCGACCAAGTGCGAGCGatcatcaacattcaatcccccaggaacataaaagaggtacaGCGCTTGACAGGAAGAGTGGCGGCACTAAACCGTTTTATATCACGGTCGTCGGACAAGTGTCGATTATTTTACGACGTCTTGCGCAAAAACAAGGGGTTTAACTGGTCCGACGACCACGAAGCAGCCTTgcaaaacctcaaaaaatacaTGATGTCGCCACCCCTCCTATCCAAGCCAAAAGAAGGAGAAGTCTTACAGCTCTATTTAGCCGTTAGCTCGACGGCCGTCAGCGCGGTCCTAGCTCGAGAAGACGAAGCACAACAACTACCCATttattacatcagtaagtcaCTACTGGAAGCAGAGACCAGGTATTCCTCCCTCGAAAAACTCGTTTTAGCACTCGTTACCGCAGCCAAAAaactaaggcattattttgaaactcaccaaatagtggtgatgactaacTATCCAATCAAGTCTGTGATGCGTAGGCCAGAACTGACAGGTCGAATGGAGAAGTGGACAATGGCACTAGGAAGGTTCGACATCAAGTATCAACCAAGGACGGCTGTAAAGTCGCAGGCtctagcagattttgtggcaGACTTCAGCCCCGACTTAGAGAGAATAGCAGACGACGAAGTCAAACTCATCAACAACATAGAAGAAATATGGACACTCTTCGTCGACGGCTCATCTAACTTTCGTGGTGCAGGTTTAGGCGTCGTactaaagtcgccacaaggggacatgatagcacaTGCAATCTGCTACGACTTCAAGGCAactaacaacgaagcagaatacgaggcaCTAATCGCCGGAATGACATTAGCTACGGAATTAGGGGCAAGCGGACTCAACATCTTCAGCGACTCACAACTAATCGTCAACCAGATTAACGGCAACTACGAAGCTAAAGACTTAAAAATGACCTT GTTCGGAATACCGTCAGAAATCATCTGCGACAACGGATCACAATTCATCAGCGACAAaacaagagctttctgcaaaacATGGAACATCGAGCTAAAAACATCGACGCCCAGATACCCCCAAGCAAACGAACAGGCGGAATCCAGCAACAAAACGATCATCGCGTCGCTGAAGAAACGGTTGGACGACAAGAAGGGGCGATGGGCAGAAGAACTACCatccatcctatgggccaacaggacgacgcctaggacggcAACAGGACagactcccttctcactcgtttACGGGTGCGAAGCAGTACTTCCCCCTGAAGTGACGTTGCCCAGTGCACGATATGGACTCATGACGCCGGAGCAAAACGACGTAGAACTCAGCGAAAACCTCGACAACACAGAAGATCTCAGGGAAGCAGCGTTGATAAGAATGGCGTCACAACAACAGATCGTGGCAAAATGcttcaacaaaaatgtcaaagtgaagATGTTTAAAGAAGGAGATTGGGTACTGCGCAAAGTATTCCAAAACACGAAAGAATTAAACGCAGGTAAATTAGCACCAGCTTGGGAGGGACCGTACTTGATCGACAAAATCGCCGGAAAGGGGGCATACAGACTCATTTCCAAAGATGGCAAATCGGTCCCCCGAAGCTGGAACGCAACACATCTTAAACTTTACCATTTTTGA